In Halomarina salina, one DNA window encodes the following:
- a CDS encoding competence/damage-inducible protein A has protein sequence MDAALLTVGDELLAGDIENTNATWIAKQLADRGVTLERIAVVPDEVSVLADYVSSFSDQFDAVVVTGGLGGTPDDVTMDGVAAAFDRPLVVDEAAYEDVERKAEAAREEYPDIDLDIERHASIPEGARPLLNTNGLSPGCVCENVYVVPGIPREMKAMFDQFEEEFSGERVTRTFETSMVEGEVTPMLQDAHGELPDVSLGSYPSRGETPNRIKVTAEDEASLDEAETWLREHVTILDD, from the coding sequence ATGGACGCCGCGCTGCTCACCGTCGGCGACGAACTGCTGGCCGGTGACATCGAGAACACGAACGCGACGTGGATCGCCAAGCAACTCGCGGACCGCGGCGTCACGCTCGAACGTATCGCCGTCGTCCCGGACGAGGTGTCGGTGCTCGCCGACTACGTCAGTTCCTTCTCCGACCAGTTCGACGCCGTCGTCGTGACCGGCGGGCTCGGCGGGACGCCCGACGACGTGACGATGGACGGCGTCGCGGCCGCGTTCGACCGACCGCTCGTCGTCGACGAGGCGGCCTACGAGGACGTCGAGCGGAAGGCCGAGGCCGCCCGCGAGGAGTACCCGGACATCGACCTGGACATCGAACGCCACGCGTCGATACCGGAGGGTGCGCGCCCGCTTCTGAACACGAACGGTCTCTCACCGGGCTGCGTCTGCGAGAACGTCTACGTCGTCCCGGGCATCCCCCGCGAGATGAAGGCGATGTTCGACCAGTTCGAGGAGGAGTTCTCGGGCGAGCGCGTCACCCGGACGTTCGAGACGTCGATGGTCGAGGGCGAGGTGACGCCGATGCTGCAGGACGCCCACGGGGAACTCCCGGACGTGTCGCTCGGGTCGTACCCCTCGCGCGGGGAGACGCCGAACCGCATCAAGGTGACCGCCGAGGACGAGGCGTCGCTCGACGAGGCGGAGACGTGGCTCCGCGAGCACGTGACGATTCTGGACGACTGA
- a CDS encoding site-2 protease family protein, which produces MRSFRIGSVFGIPIQLDLTFLLVLPLFAYLIGAQTGLWVDTLGQVFGTTISLGSLGEGVSPYLLGLAAAIGLFASVLLHELGHSVVAMRYGYPIESITLWLFGGIASFREMPENWKQELAIAIAGPVVSVLVGVVCYLGVFVLPADPGAAGSAFVFVVGYLAITNVALAVFNLLPGFPMDGGRVLRALLARNRPYARATQIAAEVGKLFAIVLGLGGLFLLNNIFLAGVALFIYIGASSEAQQTVMKAAFEGVRVRDVMTPADRVSVVQATDSVATLLDKMFTERHTGYPVVRDGQVVGLVTLEDARSVREVERDAYRVEEVMTTDLVTIGPDEEAMTALTQMQSNRVGRLLVVRSVGPDAGGLSTDDGSLVGLITRTDLMTALNVIQTTGSEGARAVRQTGPEPPGETGDGGTTDRRDQGPSERRTTDSSRSDPDRFSDRQTDGGDDDRSY; this is translated from the coding sequence ATGCGAAGCTTCCGTATCGGGAGCGTCTTCGGCATCCCTATCCAGCTGGACCTGACGTTCCTCCTGGTGTTGCCGCTGTTCGCCTACCTCATCGGCGCACAGACCGGCCTCTGGGTCGACACGCTCGGTCAGGTGTTCGGCACCACCATCTCGCTCGGATCGCTCGGCGAGGGGGTCTCCCCGTACCTCCTCGGTCTCGCAGCGGCCATCGGCCTGTTCGCGAGCGTCCTCCTCCACGAACTCGGACACTCGGTGGTCGCCATGCGCTACGGCTACCCCATCGAGTCAATCACGCTGTGGCTGTTCGGCGGCATCGCCAGCTTCCGCGAGATGCCCGAGAACTGGAAGCAGGAACTCGCCATCGCCATCGCCGGTCCCGTCGTCAGCGTCCTCGTCGGTGTCGTCTGCTACCTGGGCGTCTTCGTCCTCCCGGCCGACCCCGGCGCTGCGGGCAGCGCGTTCGTCTTCGTCGTCGGCTACCTCGCCATCACGAACGTCGCGCTCGCGGTGTTCAACCTCCTGCCGGGGTTCCCGATGGACGGTGGGCGCGTCCTCCGCGCGCTGCTCGCCCGGAACCGCCCGTACGCTCGCGCGACCCAGATAGCGGCGGAGGTGGGCAAACTGTTCGCCATCGTCCTCGGCCTGGGTGGGCTGTTCCTCCTCAACAACATCTTCCTCGCGGGCGTCGCCCTGTTCATCTACATCGGGGCGTCCTCGGAGGCCCAGCAGACGGTGATGAAGGCGGCGTTCGAGGGCGTCCGCGTCCGCGACGTGATGACGCCGGCCGACCGCGTCAGCGTCGTCCAGGCGACGGACTCCGTCGCGACGCTCCTCGACAAGATGTTCACCGAGCGCCACACCGGCTACCCCGTCGTCCGCGACGGGCAGGTCGTCGGCCTGGTGACGCTCGAAGACGCCCGGTCGGTCCGCGAGGTCGAACGCGACGCCTACCGCGTCGAGGAGGTGATGACCACCGACCTCGTCACCATCGGTCCCGACGAGGAGGCGATGACGGCGCTCACCCAGATGCAGTCGAACAGGGTCGGCCGTCTGCTCGTCGTCCGGTCGGTCGGTCCCGACGCCGGCGGCCTCAGCACCGACGACGGCTCGCTGGTCGGCCTCATCACCCGGACTGACCTGATGACGGCGCTCAACGTCATCCAGACCACCGGGTCGGAGGGTGCGCGAGCGGTCCGACAGACGGGACCGGAACCACCCGGCGAGACCGGTGACGGAGGGACGACCGACCGGCGCGACCAGGGACCCAGCGAGCGGCGAACCACCGACTCGTCGCGGTCGGACCCGGACCGCTTCTCCGACCGGCAGACCGACGGCGGCGACGACGACCGGTCGTACTGA
- a CDS encoding SDR family NAD(P)-dependent oxidoreductase translates to MTVLVTGGSRGIGRATALTFAAAGEDVVVNYRRDADAAERTVAECEEYGVEAVSVEADVCDPVAVEAMVEGSVDRFGALRAVVSNAGIVRPSRLTETTDEDWRTVLDVNLTGAFYVARAAAPYLQESAGDLVFVSSIGGTAGTVDASYAASKAGLHGLTRALARELGPDGVQVNAVAPGPVQTDLNDDIVAYLEAQGFHGHENVDTHLPEYACTPETVADAIAFLVGNDYVHGEVLALNGGMQFR, encoded by the coding sequence ATGACAGTGCTCGTCACTGGCGGGAGTCGAGGAATCGGGCGAGCGACCGCGCTGACGTTCGCGGCGGCGGGCGAGGACGTGGTCGTGAACTACCGGCGGGACGCCGACGCGGCGGAGCGGACCGTCGCGGAGTGCGAGGAGTACGGCGTCGAGGCGGTCAGCGTGGAGGCGGACGTCTGCGACCCGGTGGCCGTCGAGGCGATGGTCGAGGGCAGCGTCGACCGCTTCGGCGCGTTACGGGCCGTCGTCTCGAACGCCGGCATCGTCCGGCCCTCGCGGCTGACCGAGACGACCGACGAGGACTGGCGGACCGTCCTCGACGTGAACCTCACCGGCGCGTTCTACGTCGCACGGGCCGCCGCACCGTACCTGCAGGAGTCGGCGGGTGACCTCGTGTTCGTCTCCAGCATCGGCGGCACGGCTGGCACCGTCGACGCGAGTTACGCCGCGAGCAAGGCGGGTCTCCACGGGCTGACCCGAGCGCTCGCCCGCGAACTCGGCCCCGACGGCGTGCAGGTCAACGCCGTCGCTCCCGGCCCGGTGCAGACCGACCTCAACGACGACATCGTCGCGTACCTCGAAGCACAGGGGTTCCACGGCCACGAGAACGTCGACACGCACCTGCCGGAGTACGCCTGCACGCCCGAGACGGTGGCCGACGCCATCGCCTTCCTCGTCGGCAACGACTACGTCCACGGCGAGGTGCTGGCGCTCAACGGCGGGATGCAGTTCCGGTGA
- a CDS encoding cupin domain-containing protein — MTTNEDSASGQSTDATDATDAPRPLVRRAEQVDYEEVGAAEGMSKGVLVGPDDGAPNLAIRRFTLDPGAEVPPHTNEVEHEQYVLSGEYVVGLGEEEHVVRAGDSLFVPAGVVHWYRNDGDGEGAFICAVPNGDDTIELVEE; from the coding sequence ATGACCACGAACGAGGACTCTGCATCGGGACAGTCCACCGACGCCACCGACGCTACCGACGCCCCACGGCCGCTCGTCCGTCGCGCCGAACAGGTCGACTACGAGGAGGTCGGTGCGGCCGAGGGGATGTCGAAGGGCGTCCTCGTCGGCCCGGACGACGGCGCGCCGAACCTCGCCATCCGCCGGTTCACGCTCGACCCCGGCGCGGAGGTCCCGCCACACACCAACGAGGTCGAACACGAGCAGTACGTGCTGTCCGGCGAGTACGTCGTCGGACTCGGCGAGGAGGAACACGTCGTCCGCGCGGGCGACTCGCTGTTCGTCCCGGCGGGCGTCGTCCACTGGTACCGCAACGACGGCGACGGCGAGGGGGCGTTCATCTGCGCGGTGCCCAACGGCGACGACACAATCGAACTCGTCGAGGAGTAG
- a CDS encoding type II toxin-antitoxin system PemK/MazF family toxin — protein MSGRPEIRRGDVVIVRLDPAEGHEMKKTRPAVVVQNDVGNRNASTTIVAPATGTHRGYPFEVLVEADDSPFEKDSSVRLDQIRVVSIEKRIHSVVGRLDSATMAEVDDALKLSLGLD, from the coding sequence ATGAGCGGCCGCCCGGAGATACGACGAGGAGACGTCGTCATCGTCCGTCTCGACCCCGCCGAGGGCCACGAGATGAAGAAGACGCGACCGGCGGTTGTCGTCCAGAACGACGTCGGGAACCGGAACGCGAGTACCACTATCGTCGCACCGGCGACGGGGACGCATCGCGGCTATCCGTTCGAGGTCCTCGTCGAAGCGGACGACTCACCGTTCGAGAAGGACTCGTCGGTTCGACTCGACCAGATACGGGTCGTCTCCATCGAGAAGCGGATTCACTCGGTCGTCGGTCGCCTGGATTCGGCGACGATGGCCGAGGTGGACGACGCGCTCAAACTGAGCCTCGGACTCGACTGA